One region of Zingiber officinale cultivar Zhangliang chromosome 7B, Zo_v1.1, whole genome shotgun sequence genomic DNA includes:
- the LOC122004725 gene encoding receptor-like protein EIX1 codes for MATAWRRSTLCFREPWPLHHPQYCRCCYYLRLVLLIGLAFFLMEVAGVEGRVSSKGCLQRERDALLLYKAAIKDPSARLSSWRAQGDDCCAWTGVVCHNRTGSVRVAELNLGNTYHEERNLPDMALRGELLHPSLLSLSHLQSLDLSCNDFEGTQIPPLVGSLHKLRYLDLSRSNFGGIIPPHLGNLTDLRYLDLGSHDNLYFPKVGHSLDWLSGLSSLIYLDMSYLNLSDASHNWLSAVNMLPSLQQLHLQGCSINININIPLSLNFHLNLTSLTTLDLTGNIFNSSFPNWLWNLTSLSSLELWRTEIGGALPAEIGNLNSLTHLDLFGNLLSGPLPDTSNTQ; via the exons ATGGCAACGGCCTGGAGAAGAAGCACACTCTGTTTCCGTGAGCCATGGCCACTGCACCACCCCCAGTACTGCCGCTGCTGCTACTATCTTCGTCTTGTCTTGCTCATCGGCCTGGCTTTCTTTCTTATGGAGGTAGCTGGAGTAGAAGGGAGAGTGAGCAGCAAGGGGTGCTTGCAGAGGGAGAGGGATGCTCTCTTGCTTTACAAAGCCGCCATCAAGGATCCTTCCGCCCGCTTGTCTTCTTGGCGTGCCCAAGGAGACGACTGCTGCGCATGGACTGGCGTGGTCTGCCACAACAGAACAGGCAGCGTACGAGTGGCCGAGCTCAACCTTGGAAATACATATCACGAAGAACGTAATTTGCCAGACATGGCTTTGAGGGGTGAGCTGCTGCATCCATCATTGCTGTCTTTATCTCACTTGCAAAGCTTAGATCTGAGTTGCAATGACTTTGAGGGCACCCAAATTCCACCTCTCGTTGGTTCTCTTCACAAACTCAGGTATCTTGATCTTTCTCGCTCCAACTTCGGTGGAATCATTCCCCCTCATCTCGGAAACTTAACTGATCTTCGTTATCTTGATCTCGGCTCacatgataatctttattttCCTAAAGTTGGTCACAGCCTAGACTGGCTGTCTGGCCTTTCTTCTTTGATTTATTTGGACATGTCCTATTTGAATCTCAGCGATGCCTCCCATAATTGGTTATCAGCAGTCAACATGTTACCTTCCCTACAACAATTACATCTACAAGGCTGtagtattaatattaatattaatatcccCCTTTCTCTCAACTTCCATCTCAACCTCACTTCTCTCACTACTCTTGATCTTACTGGGAACATCTTCAACTCTTCTTTTCCTAATTGGTTGTGGAATCTCACAAGCCTCTCGTCTCTTGAACTTTGGCGTACTGAAATTGGAGGGGCACTGCCTGCTGAAATTGGGAATTTAAATAGCCTCACACATCTTGATCTTTTTGGGAATTTGCTCTCTGGTCCCCTTCCTGATAC GTCCAATACCCAGTGA